GCCGAGCCGATCTCCTCGAAGAGGACGACGTCGGGATCGTCCTGGGGCAGGTAGCGCAGGATGTCGCTCTCGAGGCGGGCGTCCGGGAGCTGCAGCGCGGCCAGGACCGTCGCGGTCAGGGAGAGGATCACGATGAGCGCGCGCAGGCGCAGGATGGTCCGGGCGATGGAGGTCATACGTCGCTTTCCTGGCGAGTTCCCCGCAGGCCGATGGCGGTCAGGCGCAGGGCGAGATCGAGGGTCTCGAGCCCGGTCTCGATCCGGTCGGCCTCGGCGAGCATGTCCTCGATGCCCTTGAGCGAGGCGCTCAAGAGCGCCGCGACCTCTCCGGGCTGCGCGAGCCGGCAGGCCCCCTTCGCGTTCGCGGCCTCGAGCAGCCCGGTGAGGAGCTTGCGCTCGCCCTCGTAGAAGCCGCTGCGGGTCTCGACGGAGAGGCGGCCGAGCTCCTGGGCGATCTCGTCGGGGACCCCCATGCTCTCGGAGAGCGCCCGCAGGGTCGTGAAGCGCGCCCGGATCGCCGCGACGAGCGCGTCGATGGGATCCTCCACGCCGGCGGTCGCCGCCCGCATGGACTCGAGGACGTTGTCGCTGATGGCGTCCACCACGGCCGCGAAGATGGCCTGCTTGCCGTCGAAGTAGTGGTAGATGGCGGTCTTGCCCAGCCCACAGGCGCCGGCGATGGCGTCGAGGGTGGTGTGGCGGTAGCCATGGCGGGCGAAGAGGGTCGTCGCCACACCGAGGATCTCGTCTCTGCGGGTCGTGCTCATGGGGCAGGAGTATTGAACGATAAGTTCAGTTGTTCAAGCGAATTCGACCGTGTTCGATTCGATGGCGAATCCCCGGGGGTAACCGCAAGCTCTCTCCTGGCGAAGGAGAGAGCATGCAGGGAACCACCACCAGGTCCGGGGAGGAGCGCACGCGCGGGGCCGGCTCCGGCGTCCACGACCGGGCCCTGCTGGCCGAGGTCGCTCCGTCCGGGTGGCGCAACCCGGCGCCGGAGGGGCGCTACGACCTGGTCGTGATCGGCGGCGGGCCGGCCGGGCTGGTGGCCGCGCTCGGCGCCGCCGGGATGGGGCGGCGGGTGGCGCTGATCGAGCAGCACCGCCTCGGGGGCGACTGCCTGAACGCCGGCTGTGTCCCATCGAAGGCCCTGATCGCCTCCGGCCGCGCCCTGGCCGCCGCCCGCCGGGCGCCTCGCCTGGGGGTGCGCCTCGAGGGGGAGCCCCGGGCGGACTTCCCGGCGGTGATGGAGCGGACGCGGCGCCTGCGGGCCGGGCTCGCGCCGGCGGACGGGGCCGGGCGCCTGCAGGCTGCCGGGGTCGCGCTTCACTTCGGAGCCGCCCACTTCACCGGCCGCGACACGCTGGAGGTGGCGGGGCAGCGCCTTCGCTTCGGCCGGGCGCTCATCGCCACCGGCGCGCGGCCCGCCCTCCCCGCGCTCCCCGGGCTGGAGGAGGTCCTGGCCACCGGCGTCCTCCCGGTGCTCACCAGCGACACGGTCTTCGAGCTCGAGGCCCTGCCGGCCCGCCTGGCGGTGATCGGCGCCGGCGCCATCGGCTGCGAGCTCTCCCAGGCCTTCGCCCGCCTCGGCGCGAGGGTGCACCTGATCGAGGGCGGCCGGGGGCTGCTCCCGGAGGAGGAGCCCGAGCTGCGCGAGCGCCTGCGGGAGGCGCTGGCGGTTGACGGGGTGGAGCTCCACGGCGGCGGGGACGATGCCGCCCTGGAGGTGGATGAGCGGGGCGCGCGGCTCCGGCTGGGCGCAGGGGGGGAGGGGAGGGTCCTCGAGGTGGACGCCCTCCTGCTGGCCACGGGCAGGACCCCGAACGTGGAGGCGCTCGACCTCGAGGCGGCGGGCGTGGCGCGCGGCCCCGCCGGCGTCCGGGTGGACGACCACCTGCGCACCACCAACCCCCGGATCTACGCGGCGGGGGACGTCTGCACCGCGGTGCGCACCACCCACGGGGCCGACGCCATGGCGCGCATCGTGCTGCGCAACGCCCTCTTCCCCTACCTGCCCGGCAAGGCCCGCCTCTCCCGGCGGGTGATCCCCCGCACCCTCTACACCGATCCCGAGCTCGCCCGGGTGGGGCCGACCGCCGCCGAGCTGCGGGCCCGCGGGATCCGCTTCGAGACCCTGAAGGTGGACCTCGCCTCGGTGGACCGCGCCCGACTGGAGGAGGAGGAGGGGGCGCTGATCCTCCACGTGAGCCGGGGGCTGCGCGGCGGCCGGATCCTGGGGGCCTCGCTGCTGGGCGCGCAGGCCGGCGAGATCCTCCCCCTGCTCACCCTGGCCCTCACCGAGGGCATCCCCCTCCACCGCCTGGCCGGGGTGCTGCACGCCTACCCGACCCGCGCCGAGGTCATCAAGCGCGCGGCGGACGCCCACCTCCGGCGGCGCCTGCTCGACCTGCGGGACCGGATCCTGCGACCCTGGACGCTCCTCGGAATCGCTCGGCCGCTCTCGCGGCTCTCACCCCCATGATGATGACGCGCTCCCTCTCCCCGCTCGCGCTCCCCGGGGCTCGCCGATGAGCCCCCGCGCCCGGATCGCGCTCGCCCTCCTGACCCTCGGCGCGCTGATCGCGGGGGTCTTCCTCTTTCCGGTGAAGGCCTGGCTGGTCGCCTTCCTCGACTGGAGCGCCGGCCTCGGGGTGATGGCGCCGGTGATCCTCGGCGCGGCCTACGTGCCCGCCGCCGTGCTCATGCTCCCCGGCTCGGTGCTCACCCTCGGCACGGGCTTCGTCGCGGGGCTGGGGCCGGGCTTCCTGGCGGTCTGGAACGGCGCCACCCTCGGCGCGACCGTGGCCTTCCTCCTGGGCCGGACCGTGGCCCGGCCCTGGGTGGAGGCGAAGGTGAAGGACAGCCCCCGCTTCCGGGCGGTGCAGGAGGCGGTGGCCCAGCGCGGGCTGCGCATCGTCCTGCTCCTGCGCCTCTCGCCGATCTTCCCCTTCAACCTCCTCAACTACGCCCTCGGCGTCACCGGCGTGCGCCTGCGCGACTACGTGCTGGGCACCTGGCTGGGGATGATCCCGGGCGCGCTGATGTACGTCTACGTGGGCACCGCGGCCAAGGACCTCGCCGAGGTCGCCGCCGGCAAGGCCAGCGGGGGGCTCGCGACCAAGGCCTTCTTCGTCTTCGGCCTGCTGGTCACGATCGTCGTCACCGTCTGGATCACCCGCATCGCCCGCAAGGCCCTCTCGGCCGCGGTCGGGGAGGCGGCGGGGGACGCGGTCAGGGACGAGACGCTGGAGGCGGAGGCGGCCTGAAGATCTCGCCCCCGTGGATGCGCAGGTAGTCCGCGCGCGGGCCGCCGCAGCGCGGCCGCAGGGAGCAGCCGGCGCAGGTGTCGAGGAAGGCGCCGCCCTCCATCGGCGAGGTCTCCAGCAGGAAGCGATCGCCGCCCGGGCAGGCCACCATCAGCCCCAGCTCCGGCGGGTAGAAGAGCGCCCGGTGGTGGCTGGCCGGCACCGTGCACGGGGGCGTGTGGTAGGAGGTGATGAAGGCGGGGTCGTCGGAGAGCCCGAGGTCGAGGGCCTCGACCAGCCGGGCGACGACCTCCTCGATGCGGGGCACCTCGCCCGAGAGATCCTCGCCGCCCTGATCGACCGCGGAGAAGAGCCAGAGCTTGAAGCGGTGGACGCCCTCGCCGTGGAAGAAGCGGACGATCTCCGGGATCCGGTGGAGGTTGCGCTGGTAGACGAGGATGTCACCCTCGACCGGGACGTCCCGGGCGCGCAGCTCCCGCAGCCCCTTCAGGAGGTGGTCGAAGCAGCCCTCGGTGGCGGCGAGCTCGTCGTGGAGCGCGGCCTCGCTGTCCATCAGGTGGAGGCTGACCTCGGTGAGGCCCGCCGCGAGGGCGCGCTCGGTGAACTCGGGGTAGGCGAAGAGCATGCCGTTGGTCTGCAGCTTCAGGTCCCGGTAGCCGAGCTTGCGGGCAGCGCGGAGCAGATCGAAGAGGTCGCGGCGCAGGGTGGGATCGCCGCCGCCCATCCAGAGGCCGGTGGCGCCCTCCAGCCGGCCGGCCTTCATCGTGGCGAAGGCCTCCCGCGAGTCCATCCCGGGCAGGGTGTCCGAGACCGAGAAGCAGCCCAGGCAGCGGTTGTTGCAGCGGTAGTCGGCGACCAGCTCGAGCCAGCGGAGACGGCCCATCGGCGCCGCCTAGCTGGCCGAGAGGCCGATGAGGTCGAGGTGGAGCATCTTCTCCAGGGTGCGCAGGGTCTCCAGCTCCCGCAGGGGAGAGGTGAGCACCAGGGTGCCGATGGCCATGCCCCCCTCGATGCGCTCGTAGAGCTCGCGCTCGGTGGCGGTGAGGCCCGCGGCGCCGCCGCGGCCGGCGTGGGAGATGCGGTAGATCGTGAGCTCGCTGACGAAGGTCTGGCGCAGCTCGTCGAGCTGCCGGCCGGACACGTCGTCGAGGAGGGCGCGGAGGCGGGCGTCGCTGGGGTCGGTGGCGAGGACCGTCTCGAGCACGTGCCGGGCCTCGTCGTACTGGCCGGCGGTCGCCAGCTGCATGGCCTGGGCCGTGAGCTGCCCGACCGGGTCGGCGCCGGCGTCGGCGCCCTCGACGCGCAGGGCGCCGAGGCGGACGAGGTCGTGGACGCGCCGCAGGATGGCCGAGCGGGAGAGGGCGAAGCTCACCCGCACCTGGCCGAGGGTCAGGCCGCGCTGGGCGCAGCGCAGCAGGATCCTCCCGAGGCCGCTCACCCCCGCGGCGGCGGCGGCGTCGGCGATGTGCAGGCCGGCCGACTCGTCGGGGTAGGCCGCCTCCACCTGGGGCCACTCGTCGCGGTGGCGCATCCCCTCGTGGACCAGCTGGCGCACCGGGATCTCCACCTGCACGGCCCCCTCCGGATCGGGGACGCCGGGCTCGAAGACGAAGGTGCCGTCGTCCTCGAGGAAGAGGTCGAGGAGGCGCTCGTGGGCCTCGAGCGGGTCGGGGAGCTCCAGCCAGGGCTCGTCCGCGGCCCGGGGCTTGAGGCGGGCGATGACGTCGGTGCCGGCCGGCGCCGGGGAGGCGGCGGTGATCAGCCGGCCGTCCACGTGCATCCAGACCTCGTGCCCCTCGCGGTTGAGCACCAGCAGGCCGCTGCGGCTGCTCAGGTCGATCCACTGAAGGACCTCCGCGAGAGGCATGGTGTCCAGCTCACCCCGTAGCATCGATCCCCTCTCTTCGCCGGCCGGACCCGTGGTACCGTGGCGGCGTGTCTCGTATCAATCCACTCTCCCGAGAGATCTCGGCCAAGATCGTCTACTACGGTCCCGGGCTCTCCGGAAAGACGACGACTCTACAGTACATCCACGACCACGTCCGTCCAGCCCAGCGCGGGGAGATGATCTCCCTGGCCACCGAGGGCGATCGGACGATCTTCTTCGACTTCCTGCCCCTCTCCTTCGAGCGGGTCCGGGGGATGTCGGTGAGGCTCCAGCTCTACACGGTGCCCGGCCAGGTCTACTACGCGGCCACCCGGAAGCTGGTCCTCAACGGCGCCGACGGCGTGGCCTTCGTCGCCGACAGTCAGCCCGCGGCCATCGAGCGCAACCGGGAGTCCCTCCAGGACCTCTCCGAGAACCTCGCCGAGCTGGGCTACGACCTGGCCAGCTTCCCCTTCGTCATCCAGTACAACAAGCGCGACCTGCCCACCGTGATGTCGGTCGAGGAGCTCGACGCCGAGCTGAACACCGGGGCGCACAAGGTCCCCACCTACGAGACCTGCGCCACCGTGGGCACCGGGGTCTTCCCGGCGCTCAAGGAGATCGTCCGCCTCACGATCCGCGACCTGAAGGAGCGGCGGGAGGCCGCCGCCCGGGCGCCGCGCGAGGCGACCTTCGACGAGGTCGAGCCGGGCGAGGGCATGCTCTCGGCCGGCCTGGCCCTGGCGGCGCAGGCGATGGAGGCCGAGGCGGCCAACGAGGCCGAGGCCGCGCGGCCCGCGCCGCCGCTGCCGCCGGAGGGTGTGGCCGAGCCCGAGGCCGCCACCGAGGACCGGGGCAGCATGACCCCGGGGGTGAGCTTCGCCTCCTGCTTCGAGGGGCCGACGCGCGACGTGGTGCAGGTCCTCGAGGCCCACATCATCGAGAAGCGCTGGGCGCCCGCCGTCCGGCTGGCGGCCCAGCTGGTCCACGAGATCCTCGAGGGGCTGCCCGGGGCCACCGAGGCCGACGGTCCGACCGCCCGGGCGGTGGCCCTCGGCCTCGACGGGCGGGAGTTCCTCCGGCTCTCCCGCCTCGCCAGCACCCCCGACGAGGCGGTGCAGCAGGCCGACGCGCTCTTCGCCCTCCACCAGGTGGTCGCGGCGCGGCTGAAGGTCCGCTCGCTCTGAAGCGACGCTCGGTCCGAAGCGACGATCAGGGTAGGGGGCTCGGCTCGGCGAGGAGGGTCGCGAGGACCTCCGGATCCGAGGTCGGCAGCTCGCAGGTCCGACCCCGGCAGACGTAGGCGGTCGCCCGGCCCTCGAGGGCGTTCCTCCCGGCGAGGAGGGGCAGGCGTCGGGCCAGGGCCTCGACCCGCTCCTCGGCGACGACGAGGAGGCTGCGGTTCGGCAGGTAGGTGCGGCGCAGCCGGGCGAGCAGCGCCTCGCCGGGATCGCCCTCGGGGAGGACCACCACGACCTCCGTCACCCGGTCCAGGCGGCGCTCGAGCGCGGCGCCCAGGAGGGGGACCGCCGGGCCGGCCTCGCGCAGCAGGCTCGCCTGGCCGCAGAGGATCCCCTCGGCCCGCGCGAGGTGCGACGGGTCCTGGAGCAGGTCCGCCAGGCGCAGGTGCAGGAGGGCGGCGACCGAGTTCCCCGAGGGCAGGGCGCCGTCGTAGTCGGGCTTCTCGCGGGTGATCAGCGCCTCGTGCCGCGCGCCGGTCTGGAAGTAGCCGCCGGCCTCGTCGTCGCCGAAGCCCGCCTCGAGGCCGCCGAGGATCGCCTCCGCCTCCTCCAGCCACGCGGGCTCGCCGCTGGCCTCGAAGAGATCGAGGAGCCCCTGGGCGAGGAGAGCGTGGTCGTCGAGGAAGGCCGGGCCGCTCCGGCGCTCGCCGGTGAGCGAGTGCAGGAGCTCTCCCTCGACCCGCGCCTCGTCGAGGAGGCGGCGGGCGCAGCGGCGTCCGGCCTCGAGGTAGTCCTCCCGCGCGAGGGCGAAGCCCGCCCGGGAGAGCGCCGAGAGGACGAGCCCGTTCCAGGCCACCAGGATCTTCTCGTCCCGCCGCGGCGCCGGGCGGCCCGCCCGGGCCTCCAGCAGCTTCAGGCGCAGCGGCTCGAGGCGCCGGTGGAGCGCCTCCGGCTCCAGCCCCAGCTCCCGGGCCAGGGCCTCCCGGGGCCGGGGCCGGTGCAGCACCGAGCGGCCGTCGAGGTCGCCCCCCTCGCGCACGCCGAAGGCGCGGGCCACCAGCGCGGCGTCCTTGGCCGGCAGGAGGGCCTCGAGCTCGGCCGGGGTCCAGGTGAAGAAGGCGCCCTCCTCGAGCGCCCCGTGCGGGTCGAGGCTGTCGGCGTCCGTGGCCGCGTAGAAGGCCCCTTCCGGGGCCTGCATCTCGCGCAGCAGGTAGTCGAGGGTGTGCTCCACCACCTCCCGGAAGCGGGGCTCGCCGGTGAGCTGCCAGGCCTCCAGGTAGGTCAGGGCCAGCTGCCCGTTGTCGTAGAGCATCTTCTCGAAGTGAGGGACGCGCCAGCGCTCGTCGACGCTGTAGCGGTGGAAGCCTCCGCCGAGCTGATCGTTCAGGCCGCCGTCGGCCATCGCCCGCAGGGTGTGGACCACCTGCTCGAGCAGCCGCGGGTCACCGGTCCGCCGGTGGAAGCGCATCAGGAGGTCGAGGGTCACCGGCCGGGGGAACTTCGGCGCCCGGCCGTGGCCTCCGTGGATCGCGTCGTAGGAGAGGGCGATCCGCGCCACGGCCTCGCGCAGGGCGCCGGCGTCGGGCAGGGCCTCGGGCGGGCGGGGCGCGGCCCGGGCGACGAGGTGGGCGGTGAGCTCGCCGGCGGCCCGGGCGATCTCCTCGCGCTGCTCGCGGTAGTCGCGGGCCAGGTGCTCGAGGAGCTCCTCCAGCCCCATCCGCACCCCGCGGACGCCGGCCCGGGGCGGGAGGTAGGTGGCGGCGAAGAAGGGCTGCCCCTCGGGGGTGAGCACCACCGTCATCGGCCAGCCCCCCTGGCCGCGCAGGGCCATGACCGCGGCCATGTAGGTGGCGTCCACGTCGGGGCGCTCCTCCCGGTCGACCTTCACCGCCACGTACTCGCGCGCCAGGAGGGCGGCGATGGCCTCGTCCTCGAAGCTCTCGTGCTCCATCACGTGGCACCAGTGGCAGGTGGCGTAGCCCACCGAGAGGAAGATCGGGCGGTCCAGGCTCCGGGCCCGCTCGAAGGCCTCCTCCCCCCAGGGGTACCAGTCCACCGGGTTGTGGGCGTGCTGGAGGAGGTAGGGGCTCGACTCGTGGATCAGGCGGTTGGAATGCGCGGGCTCGTGAGAGGCCATGCGGGGCAGATCTAGGCCCCCCGTCGACCTCGGACCAGCAGGCGCCGCAGCAGACCCCAGAGGCCGCGGGGCGCCGGCCGGGGTTCGCACCCGGGGGGGTGCCGGATCTCCCGCGGGGTCTGGCCACCGCCCTCGAGGTGGGGCGGCTTGGCCAGGCCGGGGTGTTCGGCCGCCGCCAGGCACTCGGCCACGACCCCCACCGGGTAGCCGAAGAAGGGCGAGGTGGGATCGGCGGCGAGCTTCGCCGGATCGTCCTCGTACCTCGGCTCGGGGAGGGGCCTCCCGAAGATCTTGGCCAGCGAGCGGCGGGGGTCGTCGGCGGGCTCCCGGAGCACCTCGGTGAGGCGCTCGAGCTCCAGCGGGGCGTCATGGGGGATCAGCGAGGGATCGAGGTGGTCCCGGTGG
The DNA window shown above is from Deltaproteobacteria bacterium and carries:
- a CDS encoding FAD-dependent oxidoreductase, whose product is MQGTTTRSGEERTRGAGSGVHDRALLAEVAPSGWRNPAPEGRYDLVVIGGGPAGLVAALGAAGMGRRVALIEQHRLGGDCLNAGCVPSKALIASGRALAAARRAPRLGVRLEGEPRADFPAVMERTRRLRAGLAPADGAGRLQAAGVALHFGAAHFTGRDTLEVAGQRLRFGRALIATGARPALPALPGLEEVLATGVLPVLTSDTVFELEALPARLAVIGAGAIGCELSQAFARLGARVHLIEGGRGLLPEEEPELRERLREALAVDGVELHGGGDDAALEVDERGARLRLGAGGEGRVLEVDALLLATGRTPNVEALDLEAAGVARGPAGVRVDDHLRTTNPRIYAAGDVCTAVRTTHGADAMARIVLRNALFPYLPGKARLSRRVIPRTLYTDPELARVGPTAAELRARGIRFETLKVDLASVDRARLEEEEGALILHVSRGLRGGRILGASLLGAQAGEILPLLTLALTEGIPLHRLAGVLHAYPTRAEVIKRAADAHLRRRLLDLRDRILRPWTLLGIARPLSRLSPP
- a CDS encoding radical SAM protein → MGRLRWLELVADYRCNNRCLGCFSVSDTLPGMDSREAFATMKAGRLEGATGLWMGGGDPTLRRDLFDLLRAARKLGYRDLKLQTNGMLFAYPEFTERALAAGLTEVSLHLMDSEAALHDELAATEGCFDHLLKGLRELRARDVPVEGDILVYQRNLHRIPEIVRFFHGEGVHRFKLWLFSAVDQGGEDLSGEVPRIEEVVARLVEALDLGLSDDPAFITSYHTPPCTVPASHHRALFYPPELGLMVACPGGDRFLLETSPMEGGAFLDTCAGCSLRPRCGGPRADYLRIHGGEIFRPPPPPASRP
- a CDS encoding TVP38/TMEM64 family protein, with the protein product MSPRARIALALLTLGALIAGVFLFPVKAWLVAFLDWSAGLGVMAPVILGAAYVPAAVLMLPGSVLTLGTGFVAGLGPGFLAVWNGATLGATVAFLLGRTVARPWVEAKVKDSPRFRAVQEAVAQRGLRIVLLLRLSPIFPFNLLNYALGVTGVRLRDYVLGTWLGMIPGALMYVYVGTAAKDLAEVAAGKASGGLATKAFFVFGLLVTIVVTVWITRIARKALSAAVGEAAGDAVRDETLEAEAA
- a CDS encoding DUF4388 domain-containing protein, with protein sequence MLRGELDTMPLAEVLQWIDLSSRSGLLVLNREGHEVWMHVDGRLITAASPAPAGTDVIARLKPRAADEPWLELPDPLEAHERLLDLFLEDDGTFVFEPGVPDPEGAVQVEIPVRQLVHEGMRHRDEWPQVEAAYPDESAGLHIADAAAAAGVSGLGRILLRCAQRGLTLGQVRVSFALSRSAILRRVHDLVRLGALRVEGADAGADPVGQLTAQAMQLATAGQYDEARHVLETVLATDPSDARLRALLDDVSGRQLDELRQTFVSELTIYRISHAGRGGAAGLTATERELYERIEGGMAIGTLVLTSPLRELETLRTLEKMLHLDLIGLSAS
- a CDS encoding TetR/AcrR family transcriptional regulator, which produces MSTTRRDEILGVATTLFARHGYRHTTLDAIAGACGLGKTAIYHYFDGKQAIFAAVVDAISDNVLESMRAATAGVEDPIDALVAAIRARFTTLRALSESMGVPDEIAQELGRLSVETRSGFYEGERKLLTGLLEAANAKGACRLAQPGEVAALLSASLKGIEDMLAEADRIETGLETLDLALRLTAIGLRGTRQESDV
- a CDS encoding GTPase domain-containing protein, which translates into the protein MSRINPLSREISAKIVYYGPGLSGKTTTLQYIHDHVRPAQRGEMISLATEGDRTIFFDFLPLSFERVRGMSVRLQLYTVPGQVYYAATRKLVLNGADGVAFVADSQPAAIERNRESLQDLSENLAELGYDLASFPFVIQYNKRDLPTVMSVEELDAELNTGAHKVPTYETCATVGTGVFPALKEIVRLTIRDLKERREAAARAPREATFDEVEPGEGMLSAGLALAAQAMEAEAANEAEAARPAPPLPPEGVAEPEAATEDRGSMTPGVSFASCFEGPTRDVVQVLEAHIIEKRWAPAVRLAAQLVHEILEGLPGATEADGPTARAVALGLDGREFLRLSRLASTPDEAVQQADALFALHQVVAARLKVRSL
- a CDS encoding thioredoxin domain-containing protein, translated to MASHEPAHSNRLIHESSPYLLQHAHNPVDWYPWGEEAFERARSLDRPIFLSVGYATCHWCHVMEHESFEDEAIAALLAREYVAVKVDREERPDVDATYMAAVMALRGQGGWPMTVVLTPEGQPFFAATYLPPRAGVRGVRMGLEELLEHLARDYREQREEIARAAGELTAHLVARAAPRPPEALPDAGALREAVARIALSYDAIHGGHGRAPKFPRPVTLDLLMRFHRRTGDPRLLEQVVHTLRAMADGGLNDQLGGGFHRYSVDERWRVPHFEKMLYDNGQLALTYLEAWQLTGEPRFREVVEHTLDYLLREMQAPEGAFYAATDADSLDPHGALEEGAFFTWTPAELEALLPAKDAALVARAFGVREGGDLDGRSVLHRPRPREALARELGLEPEALHRRLEPLRLKLLEARAGRPAPRRDEKILVAWNGLVLSALSRAGFALAREDYLEAGRRCARRLLDEARVEGELLHSLTGERRSGPAFLDDHALLAQGLLDLFEASGEPAWLEEAEAILGGLEAGFGDDEAGGYFQTGARHEALITREKPDYDGALPSGNSVAALLHLRLADLLQDPSHLARAEGILCGQASLLREAGPAVPLLGAALERRLDRVTEVVVVLPEGDPGEALLARLRRTYLPNRSLLVVAEERVEALARRLPLLAGRNALEGRATAYVCRGRTCELPTSDPEVLATLLAEPSPLP